In Phaeodactylum tricornutum CCAP 1055/1 chromosome 21, whole genome shotgun sequence, the following proteins share a genomic window:
- a CDS encoding predicted protein, with protein sequence MDKKPLISISQEYFDEVCLDNAGIFELNEVDALQETIDQLRVQGSLDHLSLTFPTSKEGLEARDERSRVLTLIEDLNVSRNHLDKALREVKVILDSGRTHQLDMFLHHQGVEALVESSLGIAASDLELFDVWLQNILQLIAGPKPDKSSIQAFQLAMPEVMPYLLGVHHCLLQNGNRSETLVNLLRIMTWSTKQCEVNKKTWMQLKNEGADFLQILMETMDSCLIGDNDTWSQDVGHNLCRFVTSLCTFDDFQSPNKSSIAAPTIASTHANVQAFAARQIVPKLHLYLQRNNDSAGILCLRALAVQDGIVQSMVAVGILEMTKAMFKKNVNLVADSEETLQMLTAIIGLFRNLSANDEIKTTLCIGNQSVLGNLLQAMEKYPSAASLQEHACGTLAAMALREPKNAEYLVGHDAHTWIVRAMRNHPQRSVLQRQAALALRNLVSRSPELRPNVLQTEAEVVLRTIAAKHASCQDEVYAALRDLGLPVSRMQVEHDASGEVVLRPTQMFGDAVNTRFRAVFE encoded by the coding sequence ATGGATAAGAAACCTTTAATTTCTATTTCTCAAGAGTACTTTGACGAGGTATGCCTTGACAATGCTGGTATATTTGAGCTGAATGAGGTGGACGCCCTGCAAGAAACGATCGACCAGCTACGGGTACAGGGTTCACTGGATCATTTGTCGCTGACCTTTCCGACCTCAAAAGAAGGCCTTGAAGCTCGCGATGAGCGCTCACGTGTCTTGACTTTGATTGAGGACTTGAATGTTTCAAGGAATCATCTTGATAAGGCTTTGCGAGAAGTGAAGGTAATACTCGATAGCGGAAGAACGCATCAACTAGACATGTTTCTTCATCACCAAGGAGTGGAAGCCCTCGTAGAATCGTCTCTCGGCATTGCGGCAAGCGATCTCGAGCTTTTTGACGTATGGCTGCAAAATATACTTCAACTTATAGCAGGACCGAAGCCGGACAAAAGCTCTATTCAAGCTTTCCAACTAGCAATGCCGGAAGTCATGCCCTACCTTTTAGGAGTGCATCATTGTCTTCTACAGAATGGGAACAGAAGTGAAACCTTGGTGAATTTGCTTCGTATCATGACATGGTCGACGAAGCAATGTGAGGTCAATAAAAAGACTTGGATGCAGCTCAAAAACGAAGGCGCAGACTTTCTACAGATCCTCATGGAAACGATGGATAGCTGTCTTATTGGAGACAACGACACCTGGAGTCAGGACGTCGGGCACAATCTGTGTCGATTTGTAACGAGCCTGTGTACCTTTGATGACTTCCAAAGTCCGAACAAAAGTAGCATCGCCGCACCGACCATAGCATCAACCCATGCTAACGTACAAGCCTTCGCCGCACGTCAAATAGTACCGAAGCTCCACCTCTAtcttcaacgaaacaacGATTCTGCCGGAATCCTTTGTCTGAGAGCACTAGCCGTACAGGACGGGATCGTGCAGAGCATGGTGGCCGTCGGAATTCTGGAGATGACTAAAGCTATGTTCAAAAAGAATGTCAATCTTGTAGCGGACTCTGAAGAGACACTGCAGATGCTGACGGCGATCATCGGGCTCTTTCGCAATCTATCCGCCAATGACGAAATCAAGACAACGCTTTGTATTGGAAATCAATCTGTACTTGGCAATCTACTgcaagcaatggaaaagtaCCCTTCAGCAGCAAGCTTACAGGAACATGCTTGCGGTACGCTGGCCGCCATGGCACTACGTGAGCCCAAGAATGCTGAGTATTTGGTAGGTCATGACGCCCACACATGGATTGTCCGAGCAATGCGAAATCACCCACAACGGTCAGTACTTCAGCGTCAGGCAGCTCTGGCGTTACGTAACCTCGTGAGCCGATCTCCCGAGTTGCGTCCTAATGTACTACAGACCGAGGCAGAAGTTGTATTGCGAACCATTGCTGCAAAACATGCTTCGTGCCAGGATGAAGTTTACGCTGCACTACGTGACTTGGGTTTACCAGTCAGTCGCATGCAAGTGGAACACGACGCATCCGGGGAGGTTGTACTGCGACCTACGCAAATGTTTGGAGATGCTGTCAATACCAGGTTCAGAGCCGTTTTTGAGTAA
- a CDS encoding predicted protein has translation MYLISFPNETSVKKPSSSRGHSDAIMPKLTVLRSFQGNGSLIIATKSMRSSGRAMIFYSGIGISLLISSLSVGEAFVLSRKQSKSACNCFQLYSLSSEEESPERQLKKAVKPDILKPFLPAADPNYMNEGPVGENDFILSRDGEPKELELSNENLLRILRVECSDLEVNTLVWKCLGYRFDPHANLWNNDKCFPKWKEKYPTPPDLIGMQRIYSPEIDKPSLRANQAIVRSIPVDNKQSLKTHLKPYGFTGYQFAELTPNKTRRAQCANWLLYFREELFGFTVEELRKRRQAKKEAGEGQGDEWKPPVREVF, from the exons ATGTACCTTATA AGCTTTCCGAATGAAACTTCTGTAAAAAAACCTAGCTCTAGTAGAG GACACTCGGATGCTATCATGCCAAAGCTAACTGTC CTACGCTCCTTCCAAGGCAACGGAAGCTTGATTATTGCGACGAAAAGTATGCGATCCTCTGGCCGGGCGATGATATTCTACTCGGGGATTGGAATCTCTCTATTGATTTCTTCCTTATCGGTGGGTGAAGCTTTTGTTCTTTCAAGAAAGCAGTCAAAGTCTGCTTGCAATTGCTTTCAGTTGTACTCACTAAGTAGCGAAGAAGAGTCCCCAGAAAGACAACTGAAAAAAGCCGTTAAACCTGATATTTTGAAGCCATTCCTACCAGCCGCAGACCCCAATTACATGAATGAGGGTCCCGTTGGGGAGAATGATTTTATATTGAGTCGGGATGGAGAGCCAAAGGAGCTTGAATTGTCCAACGAGAATTTGCTGCGAATTCTACGTGTCGAATGCTCGGACCTAGAAGTAAATACGTTGGTATGGAAATGCCTGGGCTATCGGTTTGACCCTCACGCTAACCTGTGGAACAACGACAAGTGTTTTCCgaaatggaaagaaaaaTACCCAACCCCACCAGACCTTATCGGTATGCAGCGTATCTATTCTCCGGAGATTGACAAGCCAAGTCTTCGCGCCAATCAGGCTATCGTGCGATCGATCCCCGTCGACAACAAACAGTCTCTCAAGACCCATTTGAAACCCTACGGATTCACGGGATACCAGTTTGCAGAGCTGACTCCAAACAAAACACGTCGCGCCCAATGTGCCAACTGGCTTTTGTACTTTCGAGAGGAGCTTTTCGGTTTCACAGTAGAAGAATTAAGGAAGCGTCGACAAGCTAAGAAGGAAGCAGGAGAAGGACAAGGGGACGAATGGAAACCACCAGTTAGAGAGGTCTTCTGA
- a CDS encoding predicted protein, whose product MSCFQPMTYAFQPRPASALTVSEHLVFTLQSNVSVRQSSKAGHDALLGAPDSRFAPKSVGDQFDGYRFGGSVPPNRQTISAATLSTRVCPLNGHHDSTIGGHSAPDTAPARFPILRPSGQMRYGTEGAAGFALMAGGSSNKIVTFGWP is encoded by the exons atgagctgcttccaacccatgaccTATGCATTCCAGCCACGCCCCGCCTCAGCCTTGACCGTCTCCGAGCACCTTGTCTTTACCCTACAATCAAACGTATCCGTTCGTCAAT CTTCTAAAGCCGGCCACGACGCTCTGTTGGGTGCTCCGGATTCTCGATTTGCACCAAAGTCCGTAGGGGACCAATTCGATGGCTACCGATTTGGAGGAAGCGTTCCACCAAATCGACAAACAATTTCTGCTGCAACTCTTTCAACCCGAGTTTGCCCGTTGAACGGGCACCACGACTCCACCATTGGAGGCCATTCTGCGCCGGATACTGCACCAGCTCGTTTCCCAATATTGCGACCCAGTGGGCAAATGCGGTACGGAACGGAGGGTGCTGCTGGCTTTGCACTAATGGCGGGCGGgtccagcaacaaaatcgtAACCTTTGGTTGGCCATGA
- a CDS encoding predicted protein, whose amino-acid sequence MEFEWFGQDLSGVYTGWINEEKNPDGIGTLRVDDGAVYDGSWKGGERHGEGVYATIEGDIFRGGWYEDKHHGPNCVFVWSDGRVYQGAYSHGDRHGEAIMTWPHGATFRGTFSNDKRNGQGTYVYSDGRCYNGNYRDERPHGYGVLKAADGETIIYEGQWEFGEFIGPAEMK is encoded by the coding sequence ATGGAGTTTGAATGGTTCGGACAGGATTTATCCGGTGTTTACACCGGATGGAtcaatgaagaaaagaatcCAGATGGAATCGGAACGTTGCGTGTCGATGATGGGGCTGTTTACGATGGGAGTTGGAAAGGTGGAGAAAGGCACGGAGAAGGTGTTTACGCTACAATCGAGGGGGATATCTTCCGTGGTGGCTGGTACGAAGACAAGCATCACGGTCCGAATTGTGTCTTTGTTTGGTCGGATGGACGTGTCTATCAAGGAGCCTATTCACACGGCGATCGGCATGGTGAAGCCATCATGACTTGGCCACACGGAGCAACATTTCGTGGGACGTTTTCGAACGACAAACGTAACGGTCAGGGTACTTATGTATACTCAGATGGTCGGTGCTATAACGGAAACTATCGAGACGAGCGGCCCCACGGATATGGTGTTTTGAAGGCAGCCGATGGTGAAACAATTATATACGAAGGTCAATGGGAGTTTGGAGAGTTTATCGGACCGGCAGAGATGAAGTAG
- a CDS encoding predicted protein, producing MRQRAHPPARGKGHVHQRRLTGREPARSWEITSEKADMPDSTLSGRSSDELRKYPQHLQYQNEAAGRDNNRSSVLTKPDLGTFHTLFRNAHHVPDNRYEEYILGLSTRRKRQISTVTKTCCAHTCAGFSVVACLFLFFIGILLDTQPLFIKGVLPQQMIQTDDNSKPALQYLIPQPPHERLPSAQSAYRAAFAYFLTVFACFYAANPGWFKAQMYRRQKLYQDIPDHVSSSASTIPQFHQSDELDEAPLGSPNFRPSWWNRAVLWLTQLLYSRGWYTPERRRRNNDKRQAKTV from the coding sequence ATGCGCCAACGAGCGCATCCACCAGCTCGAGGAAAGGGACACGTGCACCAACGGCGATTGACGGGGAGAGAGCCTGCAAGGAGCTGGGAGATCACATCCGAAAAGGCCGATATGCCAGATTCAACTCTAAGTGGAAGAAGTTCCGATGAATTGAGAAAGTACCCTCAGCACCTGCAATACCAAAATGAGGCAGCGGGGCGGGACAACAACCGATCTTCAGTCTTGACAAAGCCTGACCTCGGAACGTTCCACACACTATTCAGGAATGCTCATCATGTACCAGACAACCGCTACGAGGAATACATTTTGGGATTGAGCACTCGGAGAAAACGACAAATTTCCACGGTTACAAAGACTTGCTGCGCCCATACGTGTGCAGGGTTTTCAGTCGTGGCTTGCCTGTTTCTCTTCTTTATCGGCATTTTGCTCGACACTCAGCCATTATTCATCAAGGGAGTCCTTCCACAGCAAATGATTCAAAccgacgacaacagcaaGCCTGCTCTTCAATATCTAATTCCTCAACCCCCACACGAACGATTGCCATCCGCCCAATCAGCCTACAGAGCAGCATTCGCTTATTTTCTTACAGTTTTCGCCTGCTTTTATGCAGCTAATCCCGGCTGGTTTAAAGCACAGATGTATCGAAGGCAAAAATTGTATCAAGATATACCGGACCATGTTTCATCGAGCGCTTCTACAATTCCACAATTTCACCAATCCGACGAGTTGGACGAAGCCCCACTCGGTAGCCCGAATTTTCGCCCAAGTTGGTGGAATAGAGCCGTGCTATGGCTAACTCAATTACTATATTCTCGAGGCTGGTACACACCAGAACGTAGACGAAGGAACAACGACAAAAGACAGGCAAAAACAGTTTGA
- a CDS encoding predicted protein — MPPKRVKKVMTLPINVIFSHLQKKSRVRLWLYEDSRLQIEGQIIGFDEYMNMVMDDAVEIDSKKNVRQEVGRILLKGDAVTMIQEAQPVRPAEVQPSGEQ, encoded by the exons ATGCCGCCCAAACGAGTAAAAAAAGTGATGACGTTGCCGATCAATGTCATCTTTTCACATCTTCAG AAAAAAAGTCGAGTGCGCTTGTGGCTATACGAAGATTCACGGCTCCAAATCGAAGGGCAGATTATCGGCTTTGATGAGTATATGAACATGGTCATGGACGACGCCGTTGAAATTGACTCTAAAAAGAATGTACGGCAAGAAGTGGGCCGTATTTTACTCAAAGGTGATGCTGTTACGATGATACAGGAGGCACAACCCGTGCGGCCGGCTGAAGTGCAGCCATCCGGGGAACAATAA
- a CDS encoding predicted protein, protein MTAADISRIAITVGTVQLFCDLLAYWRIYSKDPYERAVDALSRAKWKRDKASEESVQLEKEGSGGAAASSNKKASKSDRQAKKLQRAEDDYGNAKANVARRHTLPGFFTSFLFIVMLRILGLEYKGNIVGVLPFAPFSVLSRVTSRSLAFTTSQFESDDEKVTDVSQACAFMFIYFLCTMSVKYYISHFFGTQPPHGAEGLMAIAQSPMGQKILRSAGIDPDELKMD, encoded by the coding sequence ATGACAGCCGCGGATATATCTCGGATTGCTATAACCGTGGGGACGGTGCAGCTCTTTTGCGATTTGCTCGCGTATTGGCGAATCTATAGCAAAGATCCGTATGAGCGCGCTGTCGATGCCCTGTCTCGAGCCAAGTGGAAGCGTGACAAAGCATCCGAGGAGTCGGTGCAGCTAGAAAAAGAAGGCTCGGGAGGTGCAGCTGCGtcgagcaacaagaaagCGAGTAAATCGGATCGACAAGCCAAGAAATTGCAGCGAGCGGAGGACGACTATGGCAATGCTAAGGCGAATGTCGCCCGAAGACACACCCTACCCGGTTTTTTTACTTCATTCTTGTTTATTGTCATGCTGCGAATTTTGGGCTTAGAATATAAGGGAAATATTGTTGGAGTGCTGCCGTTCGCTCCATTCTCGGTTCTGAGCCGAGTGACTTCGCGCAGCTTGGCGTTTACCACATCGCAATTCGAATCAGATGACGAGAAAGTGACGGATGTGAGCCAGGCATGTGCATTCATGTTCATCTACTTTCTGTGCACCATGAGTGTAAAATACTACATTTCGCATTTCTTTGGCACTCAGCCGCCCCACGGTGCTGAGGGCTTAATGGCGATTGCCCAAAGTCCCATGGGTCAAAAGATATTGCGATCGGCTGGCATTGATCCGGATGAACTAAAGATGGATTGA
- a CDS encoding predicted protein: MSIAEWDNEYARLARSASQMRTKGIAISASDARTLQSGLQRLEVSLDNLPLAAGEIQRRKRLVQHLQQTSLPNGKNSGSGGQQQSQMSMAMQQQDAMIDELAVGVGRLKNQTVNIHDEARLHVNLLNGMETNLDEAHAGLEDETRRAARLREDQSVWRLQLIVAGLSVLLVLLIVMGLSP; the protein is encoded by the coding sequence ATGTCCATTGCGGAATGGGACAACGAATACGCTCGCTTGGCTCGGTCGGCAAGCCAAATGCGGACCAAAGGCATCGCAATCTCTGCCAGCGATGCCCGAACGTTGCAATCCGGTTTGCAACGATTGGAAGTGAGTTTGGATAATCTACCGTTAGCCGCGGGTGAAATTCAGCGACGCAAGCGCTTGGTTCAGCATCTACAACAGACGAGCCTTCCTAATGGAAAAAATTCAGGAAGTGGAGGTCAGCAGCAGTCACAAATGTCGATGGCTATGCAGCAGCAAGATGCTATGATCGATGAGCTTGCGGTAGGTGTTGGTCGCCTCAAAAATCAAACGGTTAACATTCACGACGAAGCCAGACTTCACGTCAACTTGCTGAATGGTATGGAAACAAACTTAGACGAGGCTCATGCTGGCTTGGAAGACGAGACTCGAAGAGCTGCTCGACTGCGTGAGGACCAAAGTGTGTGGCGCCTCCAGCTCATAGTAGCGGGTCTGTCGGTGTTGCTTGTCTTATTGATTGTGATGGGACTTTCCCCTTAG
- a CDS encoding predicted protein, which yields MSEDEDKHVLAPFLTSRLPQLGLDYETYGPYVLPLLTDEEVDEDEWESVVELLQASSESHGDDEQAWKDLRVQIEEAWRNHKLALDEQEAEFKQNQATRLQEEIEREREIAVEAALMEKDRKEKPAVVEQDAARKALVARFAYDIPDEDDADNEGVLSNKEVAAQAKLEQTQGLRQQKVTTKREEQQKTAKARVDKANAKEERRARATKGERKR from the coding sequence ATgtccgaagacgaagataAACATGTCTTGGCACCTTTTTTAACGTCGCGTCTACCACAGCTCGGCTTGGATTACGAAACTTACGGGCCTTACGTCTTACCACTCCTAACCGACGAAGAagtggacgaagacgaatggGAAAGTGTGGTGGAACTGTTACAGGCTAGCTCCGAGAGTCATGGTGACGACGAACAGGCCTGGAAAGACTTGCGTGTACAGATCGAAGAGGCTTGGCGAAACCATAAATTGGCGTTGGACGAGCAAGAAGCCGAGTTTAAGCAAAATCAAGCGACGAGGCTGcaggaagaaattgaacgCGAACGGGAGATTGCGGTGGAAGCTGCCTTGATGGAGAAAGATCGGAAGGAGAAGCCGGCTGTAGTCGAGCAAGATGCTGCACGAAAAGCGTTGGTGGCGCGATTTGCTTACGATATTCctgacgaagatgatgcGGACAATGAAGGCGTTCTCAGCAACAAAGAAGTGGCGGCTCAAGCTAAATTGGAGCAGACTCAAGGGCTGCGGCAGCAAAAGGTTACGACTAAAAGAGAGGAACAGCAGAAGACTGCGAAAGCAAGAGTTGACAAggccaacgccaaagaagaGCGTAGGGCACGAGCGACCAAAGGAGAGCGGAAAAGATGA